From one Leptospira andrefontaineae genomic stretch:
- a CDS encoding methanobactin export MATE transporter MbnM, translated as MKFLFYILFISFGFFSCENILDQKQKSSSLESLAFLAIPQNFVEGTPYQFDLPAGFPMPKIPSENPITVEKVDLGRFLFFDPRLSENETQSCSSCHNPATAFTDGRTVSIGSTGSNHPRNAQHLSNVAYNVRQTWANPLLKTLEQQALVPLFGEDPIELGMKDKEDVLFDRLKNDPQYQELFKEAYPSHSNPFNLSNIVSALASFQRTLISGNSAYDRYQAGDLSALSASAIRGKNLFFGERAECFHCHGGFNFTDTVLHTGTVFEEITFHNNGLDSSSFVSPNGGLYEFTFQESDRGKFRAPSLRNVELTAPYMHDGSIPDLLSVVNHYVNGGTGNGTTNPNRDVFVRSFSLSESEKQDLVEFLKSLTDTEFTTNPKFQDPF; from the coding sequence ATGAAATTCTTATTCTATATCCTTTTTATTTCATTCGGATTTTTTTCCTGTGAAAACATACTGGATCAAAAACAAAAAAGCTCTTCTTTAGAAAGTTTAGCGTTTTTAGCGATACCTCAAAATTTTGTAGAGGGAACTCCTTATCAATTCGATTTACCGGCGGGTTTTCCCATGCCTAAGATCCCTTCCGAAAACCCTATCACGGTCGAGAAGGTAGACTTAGGGAGATTTTTGTTTTTTGATCCTAGACTTTCGGAAAACGAAACACAATCCTGTAGTAGTTGCCATAATCCGGCGACAGCATTCACGGACGGCAGAACGGTTTCGATAGGATCTACAGGAAGTAATCATCCCAGAAATGCACAACATTTATCGAATGTAGCGTATAATGTACGTCAGACCTGGGCAAACCCACTTTTAAAAACCTTAGAACAACAAGCCTTAGTCCCTTTATTCGGCGAAGACCCGATAGAACTTGGAATGAAGGATAAAGAGGATGTATTATTCGATCGGCTAAAAAACGATCCTCAATACCAGGAACTATTTAAAGAGGCCTACCCTAGCCACTCTAATCCATTCAATTTATCGAATATTGTATCAGCTCTTGCAAGTTTCCAAAGGACTCTTATCTCCGGGAATTCCGCATATGATAGATACCAAGCCGGAGACCTTTCTGCCCTGAGCGCTTCTGCGATCCGAGGTAAAAATTTATTCTTTGGAGAAAGAGCGGAATGTTTCCATTGCCATGGTGGTTTCAATTTTACGGATACGGTTCTGCACACAGGAACAGTATTCGAAGAAATCACCTTTCATAATAACGGTTTGGATTCTTCCAGCTTCGTAAGTCCGAATGGCGGATTATATGAATTTACTTTTCAAGAATCGGATCGTGGTAAGTTCAGAGCACCTTCTTTACGTAACGTAGAACTCACTGCGCCTTATATGCATGACGGCTCCATTCCTGATCTATTATCCGTTGTTAATCATTATGTAAACGGCGGAACTGGAAACGGCACTACAAATCCAAACAGAGACGTTTTTGTAAGAAGTTTTTCCTTAAGTGAATCCGAAAAACAGGATCTGGTGGAATTCTTAAAAAGCCTAACGGACACGGAATTTACAACCAATCCCAAGTTTCAGGATCCTTTCTGA
- a CDS encoding MbnP family copper-binding protein, producing MKLLYNAVIAVSSFILIGCDGSSSPNMALLALMSQTAVPGIQFKAVVGDSDAKCGSNIDGHGHASVMSFGKMNSQSNVNIMHVAGAMPITLQDLRFYVSNLELIDQDSNTIEVNVPDDGVWQASGVTLLDFENDTGDCSGTAATNTIIKTSIENKTYKGIRFYLGVPEVLNHLNPVTAPSPLNISGLAWMWSTGYIFGRFEFNATVVNSQSETSFWKAAVHFGSSGCNMGSPYGCNISNRPFIELLPTGGFNPSIHAVRFDLKTLVAGWDIGTAAESVAANSNNTIECHSNQGNSISDTNCPVPFANIGLDYATGQPSGTQSVFSIVAK from the coding sequence ATGAAATTATTATATAACGCCGTAATCGCGGTCTCTTCGTTCATTCTTATAGGGTGCGACGGATCTTCCAGCCCAAATATGGCTCTTTTGGCATTAATGAGCCAAACTGCAGTCCCAGGAATACAATTCAAAGCAGTTGTTGGGGATAGTGACGCAAAATGTGGAAGTAATATCGACGGACATGGACACGCATCCGTAATGTCTTTCGGAAAAATGAATTCTCAATCGAATGTAAACATCATGCATGTTGCCGGAGCAATGCCCATTACATTACAGGATCTTAGATTTTATGTATCTAACCTAGAATTGATTGATCAAGATTCAAATACTATCGAGGTGAATGTACCGGATGATGGAGTTTGGCAGGCTTCCGGAGTTACCCTTCTGGATTTCGAAAACGATACCGGAGATTGTAGCGGAACCGCTGCAACTAATACTATAATCAAAACATCTATTGAAAATAAAACATATAAAGGGATTAGATTTTATTTGGGAGTTCCGGAAGTTCTGAACCATTTAAATCCGGTTACAGCTCCAAGTCCTTTGAATATTTCCGGACTAGCTTGGATGTGGAGCACTGGTTACATTTTCGGCAGATTTGAATTTAATGCCACCGTCGTGAATTCACAATCTGAGACTAGTTTTTGGAAAGCAGCAGTACATTTCGGTTCTTCCGGCTGTAATATGGGAAGTCCTTATGGATGTAATATTTCCAATCGACCTTTCATCGAGTTATTACCTACCGGCGGTTTTAATCCTTCTATACATGCAGTTAGATTCGATCTTAAAACATTGGTAGCCGGTTGGGATATCGGAACTGCGGCGGAAAGTGTTGCTGCAAATTCGAATAATACTATCGAATGCCATTCCAATCAAGGGAACTCGATCAGTGATACGAATTGCCCGGTCCCTTTTGCAAATATCGGCTTAGATTACGCGACAGGACAACCGTCCGGAACCCAGTCCGTATTCTCAATAGTTGCAAAATAA
- a CDS encoding LIC_11090 family protein yields MKTISIILTQCFLFQSLVFGSGWFCGMLAGEIKLCHCNHGSQKEKHSDSEDSRFSSKLADSGEDHSNSKPSSLPDCHSAKSGEAHKCACKKAKDKASYLSGTICTQFFTYSKLENIAPETIGSELLSRIQEGFGVLVSFDLERPPRFS; encoded by the coding sequence ATGAAAACGATCTCAATCATTCTGACCCAATGTTTCCTATTCCAAAGTTTGGTATTCGGAAGCGGATGGTTCTGCGGAATGCTCGCGGGAGAGATCAAACTTTGTCATTGTAATCACGGAAGCCAAAAAGAAAAACATTCGGACTCTGAAGATTCAAGATTCTCTTCCAAACTTGCCGATTCGGGAGAAGATCATTCTAATTCAAAACCTTCTTCCCTACCCGACTGTCATTCTGCTAAGTCGGGAGAAGCACATAAATGCGCCTGTAAAAAAGCAAAAGACAAGGCTTCCTACTTAAGCGGGACCATCTGCACTCAATTTTTCACTTATTCCAAATTAGAAAACATCGCTCCTGAAACCATTGGCTCAGAACTTCTAAGCCGCATTCAAGAAGGTTTTGGTGTGCTTGTATCTTTCGATCTAGAAAGACCCCCTCGATTCTCCTAA